The DNA window AAAAAAACAAAAGAAAATAAACTTGCTCTTTTAATAGTGGAAATCGAAGAAATGTACAAATTAATTGATTTTTATGGTAAAGAGAAACAATTAAGAGATAAACGGGAGAGAGGAATGACAACAACGATTGAAGAAAAAATAGATTCTATAAAAAAGGAAATGAAAGAGATAATAGATAATAAACATTTGTATATTGCTTTTTCAGGAGGTATGGACAGTACCGTTGTGGCATTACTTGCAAAAGATATTTTTTCTAAAAGTAAGATTACTTTGGTGAACGTTTGTTTTGGTGGTTATTCTTACTCAAAAGGATTAGAAGCTGTTTTAACCTTATCCAAACAGTTGGGTTTAAAATTGTTTTTTTCACGTGGTGAAGAAGAACAGGAAGAGATAATGTACCATGGTCCAAATTGTAATCAATGTACAAGGATTGTAAAAATCGGAAAGGTAAAGCAGTTTTCTTATAAGGGGATAGTTGCTTCAGGTGCCAACTTATCTGATTCATGGGGCAATACGGGGATTAAGTTTTTTAATGGGATATACTCTCCACTTTTAAATTTGAACAAAGAAGAGATAAGGGAGATTTTGGAATACTATAATATGAAGATACCAAAAATTGGGGAGAATAATATAAGAGAAGGTTGTAAATACAAACATTTATTAAAAATGTCTGTTAATAGAGATTATCATTCAAGAGCTGATATCATTGCCAATGAAGTGATTCACGATGTGCTTGATTTTTACGATGTTCAAAGAGACATTGCAAACGTTAAAATTGTTGGTCCTCTTTCAAAGAATATCGCTCTGATTAATGTTAAACCCTTACCATCTAAAAAAATTTTAGAAGAGATAAAACGTCTCCTTCAAAATGAAGATACCATAGATTTTGTGGATATAGTAGATAGCGCTTTAAAGCTGAAGATTTTGGTAAATCCAGGTATATATAACAATGAAGAGTCAAAATACTGGATATTAAATGGGCGATTGGCTCCGGAATTTGCTATGCCCATAAACGCCGAATGGGTTAAAAGCTCAAACTACAAATTATGGACTTTTGCTGTAGTGGATTATAAAAAGTTATAAAAAATCACAATTTTATCCCTTTGGATAGAACCGAGTGATATGTAAAAAATTTATACTATAATTATTAATATTTGAGGAAGGAGGATAGTATGGTATATATAATCATTTCTATTGTATTTTTGTTTATATTGGCCTTTGTTTTTTACACGGGGATAAAAACCGCTATCTATGTTCGAAGAATCACTA is part of the Petrotoga sibirica DSM 13575 genome and encodes:
- a CDS encoding ExsB family protein, encoding MYKLIDFYGKEKQLRDKRERGMTTTIEEKIDSIKKEMKEIIDNKHLYIAFSGGMDSTVVALLAKDIFSKSKITLVNVCFGGYSYSKGLEAVLTLSKQLGLKLFFSRGEEEQEEIMYHGPNCNQCTRIVKIGKVKQFSYKGIVASGANLSDSWGNTGIKFFNGIYSPLLNLNKEEIREILEYYNMKIPKIGENNIREGCKYKHLLKMSVNRDYHSRADIIANEVIHDVLDFYDVQRDIANVKIVGPLSKNIALINVKPLPSKKILEEIKRLLQNEDTIDFVDIVDSALKLKILVNPGIYNNEESKYWILNGRLAPEFAMPINAEWVKSSNYKLWTFAVVDYKKL